TGTTTTTATTGGGTTCGGTGCGAAGCTGGCAACCTACAAGCCTAACATCTGATATGTTCAAACAGACGGGCGACTCGATCCTTGGGCCTACCGTTTCCGCTGCGGGAGGCATGAATGACTGGTTGTCCCACCGCATGGCCGCAAAGAGATTTATGCAGACGCAGCAATTTTCTCTCTGCGTGCGCACGCCGCACAAAGTCACGACGACCGCGTTGGGCTCTTCGCGGCCATCGGATGCGGCGCAGCATTGAATCACATGTCGGCGAAGCCAGTGACGGGCCGGCCCTTAGCGGACTCTCGACACCTGCTCGGATGCTGCGGTCGTAGCCCGCTTTGCGGTAATTCGCTGCAAGCGCAAAATTTGGGATTGGGTGAACTCACAGATCGCGGACGGAGATGCCGTTGATCTTTGACAGTTGCTGTTTGGGTAACCTGTATTTTTTTAGCGTTCTACGATTGAACGGGGTCCCTTGAAACAAGGATGACTTTGCCCGATGTAATGCGCATGATATTTCGTTGCATCACTTCATGTTGGATTGGCCTTGCCCCCAGTTTTGCCTTAGCAGAAATCCCGATGCCTATTCGAAGTAATTCGGCATTTCTGGAAGCAGAGAGCATTGTCTTGTGTTCTGATTTTGAAGAGATCAACGCATCACGTGTTACCCAGTTTCTCGAAAATTTAGATCGGGGCTTTGCAATACCGGAAATTTTGGATGGTCCTGAAACCCTGACGATGGACACCTGACTACCGAGTCAAGAATTGCTCAAGCGCAACCATTTCCTCATAATTCAATTGAAGGGAGCAAGTCATTCGCTGAAACGGCTTCTCTTCATCATCTGTCTCCTTCTTGGAGAAAAGGCTAACTCAAAACACCGGACTTTTCAGGGAAGCAGGTCATGGCTAACGAGGGTACTGAAGTTATTTGACGCATGCGGCGGTTCGCTTCAATCTGCGTCTATTACCAGGTCGAGAATTCCGCGACGAAGGTTATCTCGCGCGTCACATACGGTGCCAAGCGTGCTCAAAATTTTTGCTCATCTCCGCTATAAAACGCGTCTTTTATAAGTTGAAACTGCGCGTGTATGTCGCCTGCAAAGGCATATTCTTTTCAAAATCTGTGATCGAAATTTCCTTCCGTTGATCTGCAGCCGACACACGAAAAGATATTCGACCTTGGTTTTGTCGCTCGCAAAAGGGACCGATATTGTCCATTGCGATACCTACGCCCCTGAAACCTCTTTGACAGCATCACGGACTTTCTGGAGCACCCCGTCAAGTTCGTCAATTGGAACACCGCCAAATGCGAGCCGCAATGCCTGCGGTACAGCAAGCGTTGTTGCAAAGGGCTCTGCCCCAGAGGCTGAAACACCAAGCTCCTTGAGGCGCGTGACCACTGGTTCGGCACGAATCCCTTTTTCCAATGGCAACCAGGCGAAACCAGCGTTGCGATGCCCGAGAACCTCCGACCCATCCAGAACAGCCCTGCAAATTTGCTGACGCTTCGCCCCACCCTGCTTTCGCGCCTCTTCGAATCTGGCGAGTGTACCGTCCTCCACCCAACCTGCGACCAAACCGGAAATTATGGCCGGGACATTCCAAGTCGTCGCTCGGATCGCTTCAAGCAATCGGTCGATATGTGTTGCCGGGGAAACCACATAGCCCAATCGTAACCCCGTCGCGATGCTTTTTGAGAAACCGCCCACATAGATCGTTCGCTCAGGCGCGAGTGAAAACAGGCTTGGTGGCGGGTTCGGCTCCAGAAAAGCATATGCCGCATCCTCGATGATCAGAAGGTCATGCTTTTGTGCGGTCACGATGATACGCAGGCGCGTCATTTCATCTATAACTGACCCCAAGGGATTATGGGCTGTCGGCATCAAATAGACCGCACGTATCTTTTTATTGCGACATTGCCGGTCCAGTTCGTCAGGGTCCATTATGCCGGCTTGCCCTTCTACCGGAACAAGTTCGAGGCCCTGTAGGGCAGCGATGGATTTGAAGCCCGGATAGGTCAACGTATCCGTTGCAACCGCTTCCCCGCGCCGCAACAGCCCCAGTACAATGGTTGCCAGCCCATGCTGACCGCCGGATGTCATCAGAAGGCGTTCCGGATCAATTGGACCAAGAATTGAAGTAAGACTTCGGGCGATGATCCGGCGTTCATGCGCTCGCCCACCGTGGGGTTGATAGCGCAGCATGGCCTCCAGATCTCCCGCCACTGCGAGTTGCCGCAATCCTGCACGCAGCATTTCCGCGTCACCCGCACCGCCAGGCATGTTGAAGATAAGATCGACAAGGCCGTCGGCAGCAGTTTGCTGAACGCCAAGCGTTGGAGGCAATCCGAGGTCGCGCACGAACGTACCACGACCGGCCTCACCGATAATCAAACCTCTCTTTTCAAGCTCTCTGTAGGCGCTTGTCGCGGTTGCAAGAGCCACACCAGCCTGTTCTGCAAAGTTCCGATGCGTTGGCAACTTCGTGCCCGGAGCCAGTTTACCATTCTGAATCGCGGTAGAAAGCATGTCGGCCAAACGCACGTATTTGGGTTTCTTCATAATCTCACTGTATCTAGTACAATAGAATAATTGTCATACTTCTTTCATCATGGCATTTCGATCTCAAGTCAATCTTCGAGGTCCACCCATGCCCAAAGTGATCCCGGTTTCAATTCTCGCCCTTGGTCTGTTCACGGTGACATTTGCCGTGAATCTGCAGGCCCCTCTCTATGAAGCCTACGCGGCGGAAAGTAATGTGGGTGCGACGGCCGTAACGGTCGCATTTGCAGCCTATGTCGGGGGGCTCATGCCAACGCTCTTGCTGCTCGGTGGCCTATCAGACCGGATTGGGCGGCGGATACCGATTGCACTGGCGCTGATCCTTGGGGCCCTTGCGACAGCGCTTCTCGTGCAAATCCCAAGCTGGATCAGTCTGGTTATCGCACGGTTCATGCTCGGGATCGGCACGGGCCTCGCAACAACAGCCGGAAGCGCCTATATGACTGAAATCCTGGGCGCAGATCGCGCTAGGAACGCGGCTCTTATTGTAACTTCGGCGACATCTCTAGGGTTTGGCGGCGGCGCACTGGCAACTGGTATCAGTCTCGGCCTGCAAGGCCACACGCTCTTACCAGCCAGCTACATTGCCCTATTCGTAGCTGTGCCAGTTCTGGCAATGATTGCCCTGACATTGCCGCGCATTGACAAGCCAAGGCCAGTATCGCTTTTGCGCTTCCCGGTGTTCTCTGCGGGAACGTGGGTCTTCGGAGCGGCGATGGCACTGGCGTGGTCTACAACCGGCATGACCATCGCTGTCGTTCCATTAGAGCTGGCCGAAAACAATCTCGGAGGGTGGACCGGTCTCGTCATTTTTCTGGCCATCTTTGTGGGGTTCCTGTGCCAGCCGATTGCACGACGTATAACCAATGCGCGTGCCCTCGCTCTAGGTTTCATTCTGATCCCGCTTGGTTTTCTGGTTCTTCTGGCCGGTGTTTGGCTGAAGGTACTGGCATTTGTTCTTATTGGCAGCTGCATCACCAGTG
This DNA window, taken from Sulfitobacter pacificus, encodes the following:
- a CDS encoding PLP-dependent aminotransferase family protein encodes the protein MKKPKYVRLADMLSTAIQNGKLAPGTKLPTHRNFAEQAGVALATATSAYRELEKRGLIIGEAGRGTFVRDLGLPPTLGVQQTAADGLVDLIFNMPGGAGDAEMLRAGLRQLAVAGDLEAMLRYQPHGGRAHERRIIARSLTSILGPIDPERLLMTSGGQHGLATIVLGLLRRGEAVATDTLTYPGFKSIAALQGLELVPVEGQAGIMDPDELDRQCRNKKIRAVYLMPTAHNPLGSVIDEMTRLRIIVTAQKHDLLIIEDAAYAFLEPNPPPSLFSLAPERTIYVGGFSKSIATGLRLGYVVSPATHIDRLLEAIRATTWNVPAIISGLVAGWVEDGTLARFEEARKQGGAKRQQICRAVLDGSEVLGHRNAGFAWLPLEKGIRAEPVVTRLKELGVSASGAEPFATTLAVPQALRLAFGGVPIDELDGVLQKVRDAVKEVSGA
- a CDS encoding MFS transporter; translated protein: MPKVIPVSILALGLFTVTFAVNLQAPLYEAYAAESNVGATAVTVAFAAYVGGLMPTLLLLGGLSDRIGRRIPIALALILGALATALLVQIPSWISLVIARFMLGIGTGLATTAGSAYMTEILGADRARNAALIVTSATSLGFGGGALATGISLGLQGHTLLPASYIALFVAVPVLAMIALTLPRIDKPRPVSLLRFPVFSAGTWVFGAAMALAWSTTGMTIAVVPLELAENNLGGWTGLVIFLAIFVGFLCQPIARRITNARALALGFILIPLGFLVLLAGVWLKVLAFVLIGSCITSAASYGFTYLASLAEVSLRAPDDRARATAGLFVYAYFGFSLPVIASGALADMLGLLSAMVVFAIAQITVTGIIVLVWNQRPDPSGTAINAG